The following are encoded together in the Narcine bancroftii isolate sNarBan1 chromosome 10, sNarBan1.hap1, whole genome shotgun sequence genome:
- the exosc1 gene encoding exosome complex component CSL4 isoform X2 → MAPVQLCIPGERLCSTEDCTPGDGTYSRHGYIFASLAGYVLKKNDNGMVPVISVIRDTEPQLLPEVDVVVMCKVTSINPRFAKVHILYVRSTPLKGAFRGTIRREDIRATEKDKIEVYKCFRPGDIVLAKVISLGDNQSNYLLTTAENELGVVVAHSEAELGGNQSTQRKPMQTDRAEFEPGSLAL, encoded by the exons ATGGCGCCAGTTCAGCTTTGTATCCCAG GAGAGAGATTGTGCAGTACAGAGGACTGCACTCCTGGTGATGGCACTTATTCCAGACATGGATACATTTTTGCATCTTTAGCTGGATATGTGCTGAAGAAAAATGACAATGGAATG GTGCCAGTTATATCTGTGATTCGGGACACAGAGCCCCAGCTCTTGCCAGAAGTTGATGTTGTTGTCATGTGCAAG gTTACTAGTATTAATCCTCGATTTGCTAAAGTTCACATTTTGTATGTACGATCTACTCCACTGAAAGGGGCTTTTAGAGGAACCATCAG GAGAGAAGATATCAGAGCAACCGAAAAGGACAAG ATTGAAGTCTACAAATGTTTCAGACCTGGTGACATTGTTTTAGCAAAAGTG ATCTCACTGGGTGACAATCAGTCCAATTACCTACTGACAACTGCAGAGAATGAACTTGGAGTGGTTGTCGCACACAGTGAGGCAG agttgggaggaaaccagagcacccagaggaaacctatgcaaacagaccgtgctgaatttgaacctgggtcgctggcactgtaa
- the exosc1 gene encoding exosome complex component CSL4 isoform X1: MAPVQLCIPGERLCSTEDCTPGDGTYSRHGYIFASLAGYVLKKNDNGMVPVISVIRDTEPQLLPEVDVVVMCKVTSINPRFAKVHILYVRSTPLKGAFRGTIRREDIRATEKDKIEVYKCFRPGDIVLAKVISLGDNQSNYLLTTAENELGVVVAHSEAGAQMVPISWCEMQCPKSHGKEFRKVARVQPEFLHT; this comes from the exons ATGGCGCCAGTTCAGCTTTGTATCCCAG GAGAGAGATTGTGCAGTACAGAGGACTGCACTCCTGGTGATGGCACTTATTCCAGACATGGATACATTTTTGCATCTTTAGCTGGATATGTGCTGAAGAAAAATGACAATGGAATG GTGCCAGTTATATCTGTGATTCGGGACACAGAGCCCCAGCTCTTGCCAGAAGTTGATGTTGTTGTCATGTGCAAG gTTACTAGTATTAATCCTCGATTTGCTAAAGTTCACATTTTGTATGTACGATCTACTCCACTGAAAGGGGCTTTTAGAGGAACCATCAG GAGAGAAGATATCAGAGCAACCGAAAAGGACAAG ATTGAAGTCTACAAATGTTTCAGACCTGGTGACATTGTTTTAGCAAAAGTG ATCTCACTGGGTGACAATCAGTCCAATTACCTACTGACAACTGCAGAGAATGAACTTGGAGTGGTTGTCGCACACAGTGAGGCAG GTGCGCAGATGGTTCCCATCAGCTGGTGTGAAATGCAGTGCCCCAAATCACATGGGAAAGAGTTCCGTAAAGTGGCTCGAGTCCAGCCTGAATTCCTCCACACCTGA
- the LOC138744331 gene encoding palmitoyltransferase ZDHHC16-like isoform X3 — MRKRLRCIRAAMRLLLKCLRLGRRRQGKFFHHAGTYWSYTKLCANSLVYNSFTNSDVVLDSLFEPIYWLVDHVTRWFGVGKSDVPMVSICRKCINPKPPRTHHCSICNRCILKMDHHCPWLNNCVGHFNHRYFFSFCLFMTLGCVYCSVSSRQLFVDAYLTINVSDQSMSTAAPTISFRERAYHKCIIYLWVLCSSVALALSGLTLWHIVLILSGETSIERHINKKERQRQKQKGLVFRNPYHAGKLNNLKLFLGIEKPSHWITHLLLPSSHLPHGDGMTWTLPPTFSAEKTILAI; from the exons ATGAGGAAGCGGCTGCGTTGCATTCGTGCCGCAATGCGCCTGCTCCTGAAGTGCTTGCGCCTGGGCCGCAGGCGGCAAGGCAAGTTCTTCCACCATGCTGGCACCTATTGGAGCTACACCAAGTTGTGTGCGAACTCCCTGGTCTACAACTCCTTCACCAACAGCGACGTGGTCCTTGACTCCCTCTTTGAACCCATTTACTGGTTGGTGGACCATGTGACCCGGTGGTTTGGCGTG GGTAAAAGTGATGTTCCAATGGTTTCCATCTGTAGGAAGTGTATTAATCCTAAGCCACCACGTACACATCACTGCAGCATATGTAACAG ATGTATCTTGAAGATGGACCATCACTGCC CCTGGTTGAACAACTGCGTGGGTCATTTCAATCACCGctacttcttctccttctgcctgTTTATGACACTGGGCTGTGTGTACTGCAGTGTGAGCAGCAGGCAGCTGTTTGTGGACGCCTACCTCACCATCAATGTAAGTGACCAGTCG ATGTCCACAGCAGCTCCCACAATTTCATTCCGAGAAAGGGCGTACCACAAATGTATCATTTACCTCTGGGTTCTCTGCAG TTCGGTGGCCCTAGCCCTCAGTGGCCTCACCTTATGGCACATAGTCCTCATCCTCAGTGGGGAGACCAGCATCGAGAGGCACATCAACAAGAAGGAACGGCAGAGGCAGAAGCAGAAAGGACTG GTATTCCGAAATCCCTATCACGCAGGAAAGCTGAACAACTTGAAATTATTTCTTGGAATAGAAAAACCCAG CCACTGGATCACTCATTTGCTGCTCCCTTCCTCTCACCTGCCACATGGAGATGGCATGACATGGACACTGCCACCAACCTTCAGTGCAGAGAAGACAATATTGGCAATTTGA
- the exosc1 gene encoding exosome complex component CSL4 isoform X3 → MAPVQLCIPGERLCSTEDCTPGDGTYSRHGYIFASLAGYVLKKNDNGMVPVISVIRDTEPQLLPEVDVVVMCKVTSINPRFAKVHILYVRSTPLKGAFRGTIRREDIRATEKDKIEVYKCFRPGDIVLAKVISLGDNQSNYLLTTAENELGVVVAHSEAGKEIHKL, encoded by the exons ATGGCGCCAGTTCAGCTTTGTATCCCAG GAGAGAGATTGTGCAGTACAGAGGACTGCACTCCTGGTGATGGCACTTATTCCAGACATGGATACATTTTTGCATCTTTAGCTGGATATGTGCTGAAGAAAAATGACAATGGAATG GTGCCAGTTATATCTGTGATTCGGGACACAGAGCCCCAGCTCTTGCCAGAAGTTGATGTTGTTGTCATGTGCAAG gTTACTAGTATTAATCCTCGATTTGCTAAAGTTCACATTTTGTATGTACGATCTACTCCACTGAAAGGGGCTTTTAGAGGAACCATCAG GAGAGAAGATATCAGAGCAACCGAAAAGGACAAG ATTGAAGTCTACAAATGTTTCAGACCTGGTGACATTGTTTTAGCAAAAGTG ATCTCACTGGGTGACAATCAGTCCAATTACCTACTGACAACTGCAGAGAATGAACTTGGAGTGGTTGTCGCACACAGTGAGGCAG ggaaggagatccataaactttga
- the LOC138744331 gene encoding palmitoyltransferase ZDHHC16-like isoform X1, producing the protein MRKRLRCIRAAMRLLLKCLRLGRRRQGKFFHHAGTYWSYTKLCANSLVYNSFTNSDVVLDSLFEPIYWLVDHVTRWFGVVFVVLVIILTTTIVLIVYICVLPVILSTYPAGWVAWHLCYGHWNLMQIVFHYYKAVCTLPGHPAEGKSDVPMVSICRKCINPKPPRTHHCSICNRCILKMDHHCPWLNNCVGHFNHRYFFSFCLFMTLGCVYCSVSSRQLFVDAYLTINVSDQSMSTAAPTISFRERAYHKCIIYLWVLCSSVALALSGLTLWHIVLILSGETSIERHINKKERQRQKQKGLVFRNPYHAGKLNNLKLFLGIEKPSHWITHLLLPSSHLPHGDGMTWTLPPTFSAEKTILAI; encoded by the exons ATGAGGAAGCGGCTGCGTTGCATTCGTGCCGCAATGCGCCTGCTCCTGAAGTGCTTGCGCCTGGGCCGCAGGCGGCAAGGCAAGTTCTTCCACCATGCTGGCACCTATTGGAGCTACACCAAGTTGTGTGCGAACTCCCTGGTCTACAACTCCTTCACCAACAGCGACGTGGTCCTTGACTCCCTCTTTGAACCCATTTACTGGTTGGTGGACCATGTGACCCGGTGGTTTGGCGTG GTGTTTGTGGTCCTGGTGATCATCTTGACCACAACCATCGTGTTGATCGTTTACATCTGTGTGCTGCCCGTCATCCTGAGCACATACCCAGCAGGATGGGTTGCCTGGCACCTCTGCTACGGACACTGGAACCTGATGCAGATCGTCTTCCACTACTACAAGGCAGTGTGTACTCTCCCAGGACACCCAGCTGAG GGTAAAAGTGATGTTCCAATGGTTTCCATCTGTAGGAAGTGTATTAATCCTAAGCCACCACGTACACATCACTGCAGCATATGTAACAG ATGTATCTTGAAGATGGACCATCACTGCC CCTGGTTGAACAACTGCGTGGGTCATTTCAATCACCGctacttcttctccttctgcctgTTTATGACACTGGGCTGTGTGTACTGCAGTGTGAGCAGCAGGCAGCTGTTTGTGGACGCCTACCTCACCATCAATGTAAGTGACCAGTCG ATGTCCACAGCAGCTCCCACAATTTCATTCCGAGAAAGGGCGTACCACAAATGTATCATTTACCTCTGGGTTCTCTGCAG TTCGGTGGCCCTAGCCCTCAGTGGCCTCACCTTATGGCACATAGTCCTCATCCTCAGTGGGGAGACCAGCATCGAGAGGCACATCAACAAGAAGGAACGGCAGAGGCAGAAGCAGAAAGGACTG GTATTCCGAAATCCCTATCACGCAGGAAAGCTGAACAACTTGAAATTATTTCTTGGAATAGAAAAACCCAG CCACTGGATCACTCATTTGCTGCTCCCTTCCTCTCACCTGCCACATGGAGATGGCATGACATGGACACTGCCACCAACCTTCAGTGCAGAGAAGACAATATTGGCAATTTGA
- the LOC138744331 gene encoding palmitoyltransferase ZDHHC16-like isoform X2, with product MRKRLRCIRAAMRLLLKCLRLGRRRQGKFFHHAGTYWSYTKLCANSLVYNSFTNSDVVLDSLFEPIYWLVDHVTRWFGVVFVVLVIILTTTIVLIVYICVLPVILSTYPAGWVAWHLCYGHWNLMQIVFHYYKAVCTLPGHPAEGKSDVPMVSICRKCINPKPPRTHHCSICNRCILKMDHHCPWLNNCVGHFNHRYFFSFCLFMTLGCVYCSVSSRQLFVDAYLTINMSTAAPTISFRERAYHKCIIYLWVLCSSVALALSGLTLWHIVLILSGETSIERHINKKERQRQKQKGLVFRNPYHAGKLNNLKLFLGIEKPSHWITHLLLPSSHLPHGDGMTWTLPPTFSAEKTILAI from the exons ATGAGGAAGCGGCTGCGTTGCATTCGTGCCGCAATGCGCCTGCTCCTGAAGTGCTTGCGCCTGGGCCGCAGGCGGCAAGGCAAGTTCTTCCACCATGCTGGCACCTATTGGAGCTACACCAAGTTGTGTGCGAACTCCCTGGTCTACAACTCCTTCACCAACAGCGACGTGGTCCTTGACTCCCTCTTTGAACCCATTTACTGGTTGGTGGACCATGTGACCCGGTGGTTTGGCGTG GTGTTTGTGGTCCTGGTGATCATCTTGACCACAACCATCGTGTTGATCGTTTACATCTGTGTGCTGCCCGTCATCCTGAGCACATACCCAGCAGGATGGGTTGCCTGGCACCTCTGCTACGGACACTGGAACCTGATGCAGATCGTCTTCCACTACTACAAGGCAGTGTGTACTCTCCCAGGACACCCAGCTGAG GGTAAAAGTGATGTTCCAATGGTTTCCATCTGTAGGAAGTGTATTAATCCTAAGCCACCACGTACACATCACTGCAGCATATGTAACAG ATGTATCTTGAAGATGGACCATCACTGCC CCTGGTTGAACAACTGCGTGGGTCATTTCAATCACCGctacttcttctccttctgcctgTTTATGACACTGGGCTGTGTGTACTGCAGTGTGAGCAGCAGGCAGCTGTTTGTGGACGCCTACCTCACCATCAAT ATGTCCACAGCAGCTCCCACAATTTCATTCCGAGAAAGGGCGTACCACAAATGTATCATTTACCTCTGGGTTCTCTGCAG TTCGGTGGCCCTAGCCCTCAGTGGCCTCACCTTATGGCACATAGTCCTCATCCTCAGTGGGGAGACCAGCATCGAGAGGCACATCAACAAGAAGGAACGGCAGAGGCAGAAGCAGAAAGGACTG GTATTCCGAAATCCCTATCACGCAGGAAAGCTGAACAACTTGAAATTATTTCTTGGAATAGAAAAACCCAG CCACTGGATCACTCATTTGCTGCTCCCTTCCTCTCACCTGCCACATGGAGATGGCATGACATGGACACTGCCACCAACCTTCAGTGCAGAGAAGACAATATTGGCAATTTGA